The genome window GGAAACCACACTTTGGCTGATAGAATAAGCCCCTTCTTTTGGCACTTTTTTCTGAGTCAAGAGCTACTTGTGTTgttgcttccttttctcctgttccTGGTGTCCACCCTCTTGCTCATGTTCTCACTGCACCAGCACCTGCAGCAGATGAGGGCCCACAGACCCAGCCCACATGATCCCAGCACCCAGGTTCACATCACGGCCCTGAAgtcactttccttcttctttgtgtTCTACACATCATATTTCCTGTCCCTGATTATTGTTTCTATGCAAATCACAGCCCTGCAGCATCAGTGGCACTGGGCCTGGGAAGTGGTGACCTATGCAGGCATTTGTCTGCATTCCAGCATCCTGGTGCTAAGCAGCCCCAAGCTGAGAAAGGCCCTGAAGACAATCTTTGGAAAGCCCTTGACAAAAGATGCTTCATCTCAAGTTATCAGTATCAATAACCAGTATCAATGGACAAGCCCATGAGTGGCAAGAATGCACCAGGTTTGGGTGCTGACCTTATCTCTTTTAATGTCCTTCCTTTCCCACCCCTTCCATG of Equus quagga isolate Etosha38 unplaced genomic scaffold, UCLA_HA_Equagga_1.0 154879_RagTag, whole genome shotgun sequence contains these proteins:
- the LOC124233155 gene encoding taste receptor type 2 member 134-like; protein product: MPSSLMLIFMATFSLETLIAMLQNGFIVAVLGREWVQGRTPPSGDVIVACLAASRFCLHGLALLNSFLGFFKFSSKIYCFSIPWDFINTLNFWLTAWLAVFYCVKISTFSHPTFLWLKWRISRSVPRLLLGSLIISGVTVISSATGNSIAVLRSTSQSSPGNHTLADRISPFFWHFFLSQELLVLLLPFLLFLVSTLLLMFSLHQHLQQMRAHRPSPHDPSTQVHITALKSLSFFFVFYTSYFLSLIIVSMQITALQHQWHWAWEVVTYAGICLHSSILVLSSPKLRKALKTIFGKPLTKDASSQVISINNQYQWTSP